One Salvia splendens isolate huo1 chromosome 12, SspV2, whole genome shotgun sequence genomic window carries:
- the LOC121757154 gene encoding annexin D5-like isoform X1 has product MATLSVPPVLTSPRDDAAALYRAFKGFGCDTAAVINILAHRDAMQRALIEQEYKTIYSEELTKRLASELRGDIERAILLWMPDPAVRDATVVRKALSGDVIDLKAATEVICSRTSTQIQHFKQIYHAKFHAYLEHDIEYQASGDLKKLLLAYASAPRYEGPEVDRGLAEHDAKSLFKAGEKKLGTDEDTFIRIFAERSRAQLAAISSAYHSMYGNSLKKAVKRETSGNFELGLLTILQCAENPGRYFAKILHKAMKGMGTDDKTLTRVIVTRAEIDLQYIKAEYQKKYGKSLNDAVQSETSSHYRTFLLALLGATHR; this is encoded by the exons TCGCCCCGAGATGATGCTGCGGCACTCTACCGCGCTTTCAAGG GTTTCGGTTGCGACACTGCAGCAGTTATTAATATCCTTGCTCATAGGGATGCAATGCAACGTGCTCTTATCGAGCAAGAGTACAAAACTATATATTCTGAAGAACTTACTAAACGTCTGGCTTCAGAACTTAGGGGTGATATTGAG AGAGCAATTTTACTTTGGATGCCTGATCCAGCTGTTCGTGATGCAACAGTAGTAAGGAAAGCTTTAAGTGGTGATGTCATTGACCTGAAAGCTGCCACTGAAGTCATTTGTTCGCGTACTTCAACTCAAATACAGCATTTTAAACAAATCTACCATGCAAAGTTTCATGCTTACCTTGAGCATGATATTGAATACCAAGCATCTGGTGATCTCAAAAAG TTGCTACTGGCATATGCTAGTGCTCCTCGGTATGAAGGTCCTGAGGTAGACAGGGGATTAGCAGAGCATGATGCTAAGTCTCTCTTTAAAGCTGGGGAGAAGAAGCTTGGAACTGATGAGGATACTTTCATACGCATATTTGCTGAACGGAGCCGGGCGCAATTGGCTGCTATTTCTTCTGCTTATCATAGCATGTATGGGAACTCACTTAAAAAG GCCGTAAAAAGGGAAACGTCTGGGAACTTTGAGCTTGGTCTCTTGACTATATTACAGTGTGCTGAGAACCCTGGGAGGTATTTTGCAAAG ATACTGCACAAGGCAATGAAGGGTATGGGAACCGACGATAAAACCCTTACCAGGGTGATTGTGACAAGAGCGGAGATTGATCTGCAGTATATAAAAGCAGAGTACCAAAAGAAATATGGTAAATCGCTCAACGATGCAGTGCAATCAGAAACATCAAGCCATTACAGAACGTTCCTTCTTGCTCTCTTGGGTGCCACGCACCGCTAG
- the LOC121757154 gene encoding annexin D5-like isoform X2, with protein sequence MQRALIEQEYKTIYSEELTKRLASELRGDIERAILLWMPDPAVRDATVVRKALSGDVIDLKAATEVICSRTSTQIQHFKQIYHAKFHAYLEHDIEYQASGDLKKLLLAYASAPRYEGPEVDRGLAEHDAKSLFKAGEKKLGTDEDTFIRIFAERSRAQLAAISSAYHSMYGNSLKKAVKRETSGNFELGLLTILQCAENPGRYFAKILHKAMKGMGTDDKTLTRVIVTRAEIDLQYIKAEYQKKYGKSLNDAVQSETSSHYRTFLLALLGATHR encoded by the exons ATGCAACGTGCTCTTATCGAGCAAGAGTACAAAACTATATATTCTGAAGAACTTACTAAACGTCTGGCTTCAGAACTTAGGGGTGATATTGAG AGAGCAATTTTACTTTGGATGCCTGATCCAGCTGTTCGTGATGCAACAGTAGTAAGGAAAGCTTTAAGTGGTGATGTCATTGACCTGAAAGCTGCCACTGAAGTCATTTGTTCGCGTACTTCAACTCAAATACAGCATTTTAAACAAATCTACCATGCAAAGTTTCATGCTTACCTTGAGCATGATATTGAATACCAAGCATCTGGTGATCTCAAAAAG TTGCTACTGGCATATGCTAGTGCTCCTCGGTATGAAGGTCCTGAGGTAGACAGGGGATTAGCAGAGCATGATGCTAAGTCTCTCTTTAAAGCTGGGGAGAAGAAGCTTGGAACTGATGAGGATACTTTCATACGCATATTTGCTGAACGGAGCCGGGCGCAATTGGCTGCTATTTCTTCTGCTTATCATAGCATGTATGGGAACTCACTTAAAAAG GCCGTAAAAAGGGAAACGTCTGGGAACTTTGAGCTTGGTCTCTTGACTATATTACAGTGTGCTGAGAACCCTGGGAGGTATTTTGCAAAG ATACTGCACAAGGCAATGAAGGGTATGGGAACCGACGATAAAACCCTTACCAGGGTGATTGTGACAAGAGCGGAGATTGATCTGCAGTATATAAAAGCAGAGTACCAAAAGAAATATGGTAAATCGCTCAACGATGCAGTGCAATCAGAAACATCAAGCCATTACAGAACGTTCCTTCTTGCTCTCTTGGGTGCCACGCACCGCTAG